The Sphingobium sp. BYY-5 genome includes a window with the following:
- a CDS encoding metalloregulator ArsR/SmtB family transcription factor has protein sequence MDTDDALSILSALSHPTRLEAFRLLIRHEPDGLSTGELVEASGLTQSTFSTHLAVMVKAGLVLSEKRGRQQIQRANLAALRRLMVYLAKDCCQGRAELCEPLLAELTCC, from the coding sequence ATGGACACCGATGACGCGCTCTCAATCCTTTCCGCTCTCAGCCATCCCACACGGCTCGAGGCGTTTCGGCTGCTGATCCGACATGAGCCTGATGGCTTGTCGACCGGCGAATTGGTCGAAGCGTCGGGACTGACCCAGAGCACATTCTCGACGCATCTGGCCGTGATGGTGAAGGCCGGCTTGGTGCTTTCCGAGAAGCGTGGTCGCCAACAAATCCAGCGCGCCAACCTCGCCGCGCTACGCAGATTGATGGTCTATCTGGCCAAGGATTGCTGCCAAGGGCGCGCCGAACTGTGCGAGCCGCTTCTGGCTGAACTCACCTGCTGCTGA
- a CDS encoding type II toxin-antitoxin system ParD family antitoxin: MAAKAITVTLGEMSSHAERHLASGRYASMSEVMRAGLRALDREEAVLDELVRVRVAEALADPRPPMPLDKAFAQVRASIVKR; the protein is encoded by the coding sequence ATGGCTGCGAAAGCAATTACGGTAACGCTTGGCGAAATGTCATCGCACGCCGAGCGCCATCTGGCGTCTGGCCGATATGCGTCCATGAGTGAAGTGATGCGAGCGGGTTTGCGTGCGCTGGATCGCGAAGAAGCTGTATTGGATGAACTGGTGCGCGTCCGCGTTGCCGAAGCCCTAGCTGATCCTCGCCCCCCTATGCCGCTCGACAAGGCATTTGCGCAGGTTAGGGCTTCGATCGTCAAGAGATGA
- a CDS encoding type II toxin-antitoxin system RelE/ParE family toxin → MTYDVQLSALAIEDLIALHQWVSVEADISTADGYLARIEERIAALADFPHRGSPRDDLVAGLRTLTFERRLLIAYNADRKVVTVQRVINAFRDLAPILQNS, encoded by the coding sequence ATGACCTATGATGTTCAACTGTCGGCATTGGCGATCGAGGATTTGATTGCACTTCACCAATGGGTGAGCGTGGAAGCTGATATCTCCACGGCAGACGGCTATCTTGCCAGAATTGAAGAACGCATCGCGGCATTGGCCGATTTCCCTCATCGTGGATCCCCCCGCGATGACTTGGTCGCAGGTCTGCGGACGCTGACGTTTGAGCGCCGCTTATTGATCGCGTATAACGCGGACAGGAAGGTCGTAACCGTTCAACGTGTCATAAACGCGTTTCGCGACCTGGCACCGATTCTCCAAAACTCTTGA
- the arsB gene encoding ACR3 family arsenite efflux transporter, which produces MSLFERYFSLWVALCIVIGIGLGHLLPGAFEAIAALEIANVNLVVAVLIWLMIIPMLLRVDFGALHSLRQHWRGIGVTLVVNWAIKPFSMALLGTLFLGYLFAPILPEGASSSYIAGLILLAAAPCTAMVFVWSNLVDGEANYTLSQVALNDLIMVFAFAPLVGLLLGVASITVPWSTLALSVGLYIVVPVVISQLLRRALLRGGEKRLQRFLSAIGPISLASLLLTLVLLFGFQGEQIVRQPLVIALIAVPILFQVYLNAGIAYWLSRRFGVAWCVAGPSALIGASNFFELAVAAAISLFGFSSGAALATVVGVLVEVPVMLSIVALVKRTRPWYEKGLSA; this is translated from the coding sequence ATGTCGCTGTTCGAACGCTACTTCTCGCTGTGGGTGGCCCTGTGCATCGTGATCGGGATCGGTCTCGGCCATTTGCTCCCCGGCGCCTTCGAGGCCATTGCAGCGCTGGAGATCGCCAACGTCAACCTGGTGGTTGCGGTGCTGATCTGGCTGATGATCATCCCGATGCTGCTGCGGGTCGATTTCGGCGCGCTCCATAGCCTTCGGCAACACTGGCGGGGAATCGGCGTCACGCTCGTGGTGAACTGGGCGATCAAGCCCTTCTCGATGGCGCTGCTCGGGACGCTCTTTCTAGGCTATCTCTTCGCGCCGATACTGCCTGAAGGCGCATCGTCGTCCTACATTGCCGGACTGATCCTGCTCGCTGCAGCGCCATGCACGGCGATGGTCTTCGTCTGGTCCAACCTCGTCGACGGCGAGGCGAACTACACCCTGAGCCAGGTGGCACTGAACGACCTGATCATGGTCTTTGCCTTCGCGCCATTGGTGGGCTTGCTACTGGGCGTGGCATCGATCACCGTGCCGTGGAGCACGTTGGCGCTGTCGGTCGGACTCTACATCGTCGTCCCGGTCGTCATCTCGCAACTGCTCCGCCGCGCGCTCCTTCGCGGCGGCGAGAAGCGGCTTCAGCGCTTTCTGTCCGCCATTGGCCCGATCAGCCTTGCCAGCCTGCTCTTGACGCTGGTGCTGCTGTTTGGCTTTCAGGGTGAGCAGATCGTCCGGCAACCGTTGGTGATCGCGCTGATTGCCGTGCCGATCCTGTTTCAGGTCTATCTCAATGCCGGCATCGCCTATTGGCTCAGCCGCCGTTTCGGCGTGGCATGGTGCGTCGCCGGTCCTTCCGCCCTGATCGGTGCCTCCAACTTCTTCGAACTGGCTGTGGCCGCCGCCATCAGCCTCTTTGGCTTCAGTTCCGGCGCCGCGCTGGCAACGGTTGTGGGCGTGCTGGTCGAAGTGCCGGTGATGCTGTCGATCGTCGCCTTGGTGAAGCGGACCCGCCCTTGGTACGAGAAAGGACTTTCCGCATGA
- the arsC gene encoding arsenate reductase (glutaredoxin) (This arsenate reductase requires both glutathione and glutaredoxin to convert arsenate to arsenite, after which the efflux transporter formed by ArsA and ArsB can extrude the arsenite from the cell, providing resistance.), with amino-acid sequence MTDIVIYHNPLCGTSRNALAMIRNAGIEPHVVEYLKTPPSRALLVGLIERAGITPRALLREKGTPYAELGLGDETLTDEVLIDAMMEHPLLINRPLIVSPLGVKLCRPSEAVLDLLPTEQRSTFVKEDGEVVEATRR; translated from the coding sequence ATGACCGATATCGTGATCTACCATAACCCGCTTTGCGGGACTTCTCGTAATGCCCTGGCCATGATCCGCAACGCAGGCATCGAGCCCCATGTTGTCGAGTATCTGAAGACGCCGCCAAGCCGTGCGCTGCTGGTCGGCCTCATCGAGCGGGCCGGCATTACCCCACGCGCTTTGCTGCGCGAGAAGGGCACGCCTTATGCCGAACTGGGCCTCGGCGACGAGACCTTGACGGACGAGGTGCTGATCGACGCGATGATGGAGCATCCCCTCCTCATCAATCGGCCGCTGATCGTGTCGCCGTTGGGCGTGAAGCTCTGCCGCCCGTCCGAAGCAGTATTGGATTTGCTGCCGACCGAGCAGCGCAGCACTTTCGTCAAGGAAGACGGCGAAGTCGTGGAAGCGACCCGGCGATGA
- a CDS encoding GNAT family N-acetyltransferase: MTLSVRSATIGDAEAIAAIYAHHVLNGTATYEVVPPTEAETVEKIRMVTGRGWPFLVACDGSAVVGYAYATQFRDRPAYAYACENSIYVAHDRRGGGIGKLLLKALLDAAEAYGFRQMVAVIGGGEPASVALHGSCGFEQVGRLTGMGWKADRWLDTVYMQIALGGGTATAPVASEKG; encoded by the coding sequence ATGACGCTTTCGGTTCGCAGCGCAACGATCGGCGATGCTGAGGCCATTGCCGCCATCTATGCGCATCATGTCCTGAATGGCACGGCGACCTACGAGGTGGTGCCACCGACCGAGGCCGAAACCGTAGAGAAGATACGGATGGTGACCGGGCGGGGCTGGCCGTTCCTTGTTGCCTGTGATGGATCTGCGGTGGTGGGCTACGCTTACGCCACGCAATTCCGCGATCGACCAGCTTACGCCTATGCCTGCGAGAACAGCATCTACGTGGCGCACGACCGGCGCGGCGGCGGCATCGGCAAGCTGCTGCTCAAAGCATTGCTGGATGCCGCTGAAGCCTATGGCTTTCGACAGATGGTCGCCGTTATCGGCGGCGGCGAACCTGCCTCGGTCGCGCTCCACGGCTCTTGCGGTTTCGAGCAGGTCGGTCGTTTGACTGGCATGGGTTGGAAGGCCGACCGCTGGCTCGACACGGTTTACATGCAGATTGCCTTGGGTGGCGGCACCGCGACCGCGCCTGTCGCTTCCGAGAAGGGCTGA